One genomic segment of Stigmatopora argus isolate UIUO_Sarg chromosome 3, RoL_Sarg_1.0, whole genome shotgun sequence includes these proteins:
- the elmo3 gene encoding engulfment and cell motility protein 3 isoform X2, which produces MCTIVDLSRHTVFWELVPFLKCYFSLKGVKMEVMQVVREQITRTLSTKPTSLELFKNKVNALNYSEILKLRQTERLHQEETLAPPVLELKERLKPELLDLIRQQRLNRLCQGTMFRKISSRRRQDKLWYCRLSPNHKMLHYGDMEEDSESPPIEMLQEKIPVADIKALLVGKECPHMKENKGKQNKDVLDLAFSITYDVEEYSLNFIAPSRTDFCLWTDGLSVLLGRDMSSESMRSELDILLSMEIKLRLLDLENIPIPENAPVVPKPPSNYNFCYDLSQTEQ; this is translated from the exons ATGTGCACGATTGTTGACCTCTCTCGACACACCGTTTTTTGGGAATTGGTACCATTTCTCAAGTGTTACTTCAGCCTGAAAGGAGTAAAAATGGAG GTGATGCAAGTGGTGAGGGAGCAGATCACGCGCACGCTGTCCACCAAGCCCACGTCGTTGGAGCTCTTCAAGAACAAAGTCAACGCACTCAACTACAGCGAGATCCTCAAACTACGGCAGACGGAGCGACTGCACCAAGAAGAGACTCTGGCGCCGCCCGTTCT tgaacTCAAAGAGCGTCTGAAACCGGAGCTGCTTGACTTGATCCGTCAACAAAGACTCAACAGATTGTGTCAGGGGACCATGTTTCGAAAGATTAGCAGCCGACGCAGACAAG ACAAATTGTGGTACTGTCGCTTGTCACCCAATCACAAAATGTTACACTACGGCGACATGGAGGAGGATTCGGAAAGTCCGCCCATTGAAATGCTGCAAGAAAAGA TCCCAGTGGCTGACATCAAAGCTCTGCTGGTGGGCAAAGAGTGTCCTCACATGAAGGAGAACAAAGGCAAACAGAACAAG GACGTGTTGGACCTCGCGTTCAGCATCACCTACGACGTGGAGGAGTACAGCCTCAACTTCATCGCCCCCTCAAGGACTGAC TTCTGCTTGTGGACAGACGGACTGAGCGTCCTCCTGGGCCGGGACATGAGCAGCGAATCCATGCGCAGCGAGTTGGACATCCTCCTCTCCATGGAGATTAAACTCCGCCTCCTGGATTTGGAGAATATTCCCATCCCGGAGAACGCGCCCGTCGTTCCCAAGCCTCCGAGCAACTACAACTTCTGCTACGACTTGAGTCAAACCGAGCAGTAA
- the elmo3 gene encoding engulfment and cell motility protein 3 isoform X1 codes for MPQQKDIVKIAIQMPGAYPQLIRLDQKNPLSAVIKDVCDGWNLAGHENYALQYADGVQTYITESNRLDIKNGCILRLTKAPGRCAEDLFKGIQSMDMGVRCDSLKQLACVSTDVTFAQEFISRDGHLFLVKIVEDSSESALIMTHTLTAFMELMDHGIVSWENLSSIFIEKIACFVNAKAVDASIQQVCLDILENMVLSSYSLFLQVKQVVTMERLIDHLQMMNQQIQTKAMALLMALLQTAKDADRQDMFAYLNKKNLRQYIHKNIIHSSGSVQDEMAHYLYVLQSLTLKHLETRMKMPLDYSSQEQRDILHSLRQAAFETESENSLSHERRRSLCAKEFKKLGFSNNSNPGQDLSRTPPGLLALDTMFFFAARNPDAYSRFVLENSSREDKHECPFARSSIQLTLILCEILRIGEAPSETGLDYHPIFFSQDRLLEELFCVCIQLLNKTWKEMRATQEDFDKVMQVVREQITRTLSTKPTSLELFKNKVNALNYSEILKLRQTERLHQEETLAPPVLELKERLKPELLDLIRQQRLNRLCQGTMFRKISSRRRQDKLWYCRLSPNHKMLHYGDMEEDSESPPIEMLQEKIPVADIKALLVGKECPHMKENKGKQNKDVLDLAFSITYDVEEYSLNFIAPSRTDFCLWTDGLSVLLGRDMSSESMRSELDILLSMEIKLRLLDLENIPIPENAPVVPKPPSNYNFCYDLSQTEQ; via the exons ATGCCACAACAAAAAGATATCGTGAAGATCGCCATCCAGATGCCCGGGGCCTACCCTCAGCTCATCCGATTGGACCAG AAGAATCCTCTATCTGCCGTTATTAAGGATGTCTGCGATGG CTGGAATCTCGCAGGTCATGAAAACTATGCGCTTCAGTATGCCGACGGAGTGCAGACATACATCACTGAATCG AATCGTCTGGACATCAAGAATGGCTGCATTTTGCGACTAACCAAGGCCCCG GGGCGCTGTGCAGAGGATTTGTTTAAGGGCATTCAGAGCATGGACATGGGCGTGCGCTGTGATTCGTTGAAGCAACTCGCCTGCGTTTCCACAGATGTGACATTCGCACAGGAGTTCATAAGCAGAGACGGACACCTTTTTCTGGTTAAAATCGTGGAAGACTCCAGCGA GAGTGCTCTGATTATGACCCATACACTGACGGCCTTCATGGAGCTGATGGATCACGGCATCGTGTCGTGGGAAAACCTCTCGTCAATTTTCATCGAGAAG ATAGCCTGCTTCGTCAACGCCAAGGCGGTGGACGCGTCCATCCAGCAGGTGTGCTTGGACATCTTGGAGAACATGGTGCTTAGCAGCTACAGCCTGTTTTTGCAGGTCAAGCAAGTGGTGACCATGGAGAGGCTGATTGATCACTTGCAGAT GATGAATCAGCAGATCCAGACCAAAGCTATGGCTCTTCTCATGGCTCTGTTGCAGACGGCCAAGGATGCTGACAGACAG GATATGTTTGCATACTTGAATAAGAAGAATCTGCGTCAGTACATTCATAAG AATATCATCCACAGTTCAGGGTCAGTCCAGGATGAGATGGCCCACTACCTCTACGTCCTCCAATCACTGACTCTAAAACACCTGGAGACGCGGATGAAGATGCCACTGGACTATTCCAGCCAG GAGCAGAGAGACATCCTTCACAGTTTACGGCAGGCAGCCTTCGAGACGGAGAGCGAGAACAGCCTGAGTCACGAAAGACGACGTTCCCTCTGCGCCAAAGAGTTTAAAAAGTTGGGCTTCTCT AATAATAGTAACCCGGGTCAGGACTTGTCGCGAACACCTCCTGGTCTTTTAGCTTTggacacaatgtttttttttgctgcacgCAATCCAGATGCTTACAGCAGG TTTGTCCTGGAGAACAGCAGCAGGGAGGACAAACACGAGTGTCCTTTTGCTCGGAGCAGCATCCAGCTAACACTCATCCTGTGTGAAATCCTTCGCATCGGAGAAGCCC CCTCGGAGACGGGCTTGGACTACCACCCCATCTTCTTCAGTCAGGACCGACTGCTGGAGGAGCTCTTCTGCGTGTGCATCCAGCTACTCAACAAGACCTGGAAGGAGATGAGAGCCACGCAGGAGGACTTTGATAAG GTGATGCAAGTGGTGAGGGAGCAGATCACGCGCACGCTGTCCACCAAGCCCACGTCGTTGGAGCTCTTCAAGAACAAAGTCAACGCACTCAACTACAGCGAGATCCTCAAACTACGGCAGACGGAGCGACTGCACCAAGAAGAGACTCTGGCGCCGCCCGTTCT tgaacTCAAAGAGCGTCTGAAACCGGAGCTGCTTGACTTGATCCGTCAACAAAGACTCAACAGATTGTGTCAGGGGACCATGTTTCGAAAGATTAGCAGCCGACGCAGACAAG ACAAATTGTGGTACTGTCGCTTGTCACCCAATCACAAAATGTTACACTACGGCGACATGGAGGAGGATTCGGAAAGTCCGCCCATTGAAATGCTGCAAGAAAAGA TCCCAGTGGCTGACATCAAAGCTCTGCTGGTGGGCAAAGAGTGTCCTCACATGAAGGAGAACAAAGGCAAACAGAACAAG GACGTGTTGGACCTCGCGTTCAGCATCACCTACGACGTGGAGGAGTACAGCCTCAACTTCATCGCCCCCTCAAGGACTGAC TTCTGCTTGTGGACAGACGGACTGAGCGTCCTCCTGGGCCGGGACATGAGCAGCGAATCCATGCGCAGCGAGTTGGACATCCTCCTCTCCATGGAGATTAAACTCCGCCTCCTGGATTTGGAGAATATTCCCATCCCGGAGAACGCGCCCGTCGTTCCCAAGCCTCCGAGCAACTACAACTTCTGCTACGACTTGAGTCAAACCGAGCAGTAA